The genomic window GGACTTCTATCTGGAGCACATTCGCATGGAGGAGAGTGTCATCTTGCCCGCAGCCTTGAAGGTTCTGAGCGCCGAAGACTGGCTGGAGGTGGACGCCGCCTTTGCGACCAATGCTGATCCACTGACCGGCCGTTATCCGCGCGACCCGGTGTACGACCGCCTGTTCACCCACATTGTCACGCGTGCGCCAGCGCCCATTGGTGTCGGCGCAGATACCTGACATTGCCCCCTATGTTCAATCTACGAGGTGACCATCTTGTTTCTCAAAAATGCCTGGTATGTCGCCAGCACCCCTGACGAGTTAACCGACAAGCCGCTGGGGCGCACCATCTGTGGCGAGAACATCGCCTTCTACCGGGGCGAAGCCAACCGTGTGGCCGCGGTGGAAAACTTTTGTCCACACCGTGGCGCACCGTTGTCATTGGGCAAGGTCTGCGACGGCAAGCTGGTCTGTGGTTACCACGGCCTGGAGATGGGTTGTGATGGCAAGACCATTGCCATGCCGGGCCAACGTGTGCGCGGCTTTCCGGCCATAAAAAGTTACGCCGTGGTCGAGCGCCATGGCTTCGTTTGGGTCTGGCCGGGTGACGCAGCGCTGGCTAGCCCTGACACCATCCCCCATCTGGAATGGCACAACAACCCCGCGTGGGCCTATGGCGGCGGCCTGTTCCACATCCAGTGTGACTACCGGCTGATGATCGACAACCTGATGGACCTGACCCACGAGACCTATGTGCACGCCAACAGCATCGGCCAGAAAGAGATTGACGAGGTGCCGTGCAAAACCACGGTAGAGGGCGACCAGGTCATCACCAGCCGCTTCATGCACAACATCACGGCGCCGCCGTTCTGGCAGATGGCGCTGCGTGGCAACAACCTGGCGGACGATGTGCCGGTGGACCGTTGGCAGATCTGCCGTTTTACGCCGCCCAGCAACGTGATGATCGAGGTCGGCGTGGCGCATGCCGGCAAGGGGGGGTATGACGCCGCGCCCGAGCACAAGGCAAACAGCATCGTGGTGGACTTCATCACGCCCGAGACGGCGACTTCCATCCACTATTTCTGGGGCATGGCTCGCCAGTTCAATCCTGCGGACCAGGCCCTCACCGCGTCCATCCGCGAAGGGCAGGGCAAGATCTTCAGCGAAGACTTGGAGATGCTGGAGCTGCAGCAGAAGAATCTGCTGGCCCACCCCGGGCGCGCCTTGCTGATGCTCAATATCGACGCCGGTGGCGTGCAGTCGCGCAAGGTGCTGGATCGACTGATTGCGCAGCAGCAGGCGGCCACCGCCGCAAGCACCACGTACTGAGGATCGAGACCATGTCCAGCAGTGCGCCTACCCTGACGGTCCGCGTGGCGTGCAAAGCCGTTGAAGCCACCGACATTTGCAGCTTTGAACTGGTCGCCGCGGAGGACAGCGCACCGCTGCCCGCCTTCTCCGCAGGCTCTCATGTAGATGTACATCTGCCCGGCGGCCTGACACGCCAGTACTCGTTGTGCAACGACCCCCATGAAACCCACCGCTACCTGATCGCCGTGTTGCGCGACCCGGCCTCGCGTGGTGGCTCGCAAGCCATGCACGCAGAAGTGCAGGAGGGACAACTGCTGCAGATCAGCGCGCCCAAAAACCACTTCGGGCTGGCGCACGACGCGCGGCGCAGCCTGCTGCTGGCCGGTGGCATTGGTGTGACCCCCATCCTGTGCATGGCTGAGCGCCTGGCGATGGTGGGCGCGGACTTTGCCATGCACTAC from Rhodoferax sp. AJA081-3 includes these protein-coding regions:
- a CDS encoding aromatic ring-hydroxylating dioxygenase subunit alpha, with the translated sequence MFLKNAWYVASTPDELTDKPLGRTICGENIAFYRGEANRVAAVENFCPHRGAPLSLGKVCDGKLVCGYHGLEMGCDGKTIAMPGQRVRGFPAIKSYAVVERHGFVWVWPGDAALASPDTIPHLEWHNNPAWAYGGGLFHIQCDYRLMIDNLMDLTHETYVHANSIGQKEIDEVPCKTTVEGDQVITSRFMHNITAPPFWQMALRGNNLADDVPVDRWQICRFTPPSNVMIEVGVAHAGKGGYDAAPEHKANSIVVDFITPETATSIHYFWGMARQFNPADQALTASIREGQGKIFSEDLEMLELQQKNLLAHPGRALLMLNIDAGGVQSRKVLDRLIAQQQAATAASTTY